The Vibrio tapetis subsp. tapetis genome segment TTAATTCAATAAACAAGTTTTTTGCATAAACAACATTGACGCTCGATAACTCACGTAATGGCGCTGGCTTCGCTTTGTTCACCTGTACCTTGAAGGTTTTACGCAGTGATCGATAATTTGGCCCGCCATCATCGATGACAGTTAGCTCATAGTCCCCAGCTTTAGTGATTCGAAATTGCTTTAAGTCGGAGTTCCATACTGCGTTATCCTGAGAATACGCACTCAATGTCCCTTTTCGATCCGCAGGGTCTACCTTGAGCACAAGGGTCGGCGAATAGGTGAGGTACGCTTTAGGTAAGGTTAAACCCGGGTGAGCACTCGGCGAGACGGTAACGTCAATGCTCCGTGACCACGCAAGATATTTGTCGCCCTCTGGTATGGTTGAGGTAAGCTCAACCGCTCCAGCATTGATGATCTTAGGCAGTTGAGTCGCTTGGTCGATAACCAATACGTTCTGCCCTTCTGGCACAGAGTATTGAAGCCCAGATAACCCAATGCCCGACAGTTGAGGGTGAAACACCGATTCTGGTGCGTAATCCTTATAAATTTGGCCCGTCAGTAAGTTGGCTGGATTCGTGCCTTTCGCGATTGTTACATCAAAACTCACGGTTTCTGTTGGCTTACTAAAACCAGATGGATAGGTCACCGATACGTCAACTTTTGCGCTGCCCGCTTTTAAAACTGTGATAAAACCGGTTTTCTGATTCACTTCAATCACATCTTTGGCGCTATCGGCATTCAATGAAAAGGCCACGGATTGCGTGTTACTTCCGCTGAGCTTGTAGGCCTGAAGCGTCAATTGTTGGCGATAGGTTTCTTTCAAAGCCGCATACGAAAGCTCATTTGGATTAACCGCAGTAATCGTTACCGGCACCTCCACCGTTTTGGCGGCATACAACGCGTTGCCTTCATCGGTCACCAATACTTTGGCCTCACCGGGCTGGCCTTTAGATTTTATTGAGCCAAAGCCATCAACCGAGATAAGGTTCTCATACCCTTTGGCAACAACAACTTTACGGTTTCCTTTCGCACCCTGAATATCGAGTCGTTTTTCGGCATTGGTGCCTAAAGTGGTCAAATGCAATGGGCTGATCGTCAGCGCTTTGTTGTCGCCTTTTTTAATGGTCAAGGTAAATGCGTCTTTCGCAGTCTCGTAGCCAGATTTTATGTCTTCAACAGTGACCGTCACCACGCCTGCTTGGGTGATCAACAAGCCGTTGTCGTAGTGATCACTGGCGATGTGGCTCGCATCAACGCTCAGTGTTAGGCTACCAATCCTACCTTTAACGTCAGGGAAAAAACGTTGGCCGTACCCTGTAAATTCAATTTCAGCATCTTTAACAGAAATATTGGCTCTTTGAATGAGCTTAACCGAGGGGGTAATGACCGAGGGAGTCGATGCAGACGACCCACCGTCACCGCCGCCACAACCAGCAAGCGTCGCAGCCAAGAGGATTGGCGAAGAAATACGTAAGAAAGTTTGTTTATACATTTATATATACCGTTACAAATTGACACATTTGGTGAACGGCGAGAATGTAACACGTGTTTTACGCACGGCAATAGTAAGGTTTTGTAAGCCGAATGTAAGAATGTGTCGTCAAGGAAGAGTAAGCTACTTATGCACTACAGGTATCGATATTAAGCCCGTACATTAGGTGCATCTTATGCGGTTGAATTGGCGGAGCTTTGGTAGCGATAATAGAGAAGATGTACCAACTCTTCTCCATTAATCGCTTGAAAACATGAAATGGATTGGGTATTTTTTGCCACTTTTTCCATTCTCATTAATGAGATTTTTTTCACTTGATACATAAGCTACAGCGGTAAAACAGTGCTCGATTTCAACGACTCCATAGCAAAAGTAGACGTAACGTTAGTAATGCCATCAACTCGGTTAACGAGCTGCTTATAAAAGTTGTCGAACGCTTTCATGTCTTCGACCAACACGCGCATCATATAATCGTACTCTCCCGCCATGCGGTAGAATTCCATGACCTCTGGCAGTTCAACGACTGTTTCCACAAACTGCTGGTACCACTCATGAGAATGGTCACTGGTTTTCACCTGAACAAATGCGGTAAAGGATAAGCCTAGCTTCTCAGGATCAAGTAATGCGACCCGTCTTTTGATCACCCCTTCCTCTTCAAGCCTCTTTAATCGCTTCCAACAAGGTGTGGTCGTTAAGTTCACTTGCTCGGCAAGCTCACTTAAGGGCTGAGTGCAATCTTTTTGAAGCATCGTTAAGAGTTGGCTATCGACTTTATCTAGCTTTGTTTTATTCATATTGGTTAGAACTTAGAAATAATTGCAAAAAACAGCCCACATAATACATGAGCGGGAGGTGCTGAGTTTTTATAATGGAAAATAGAAGCACAAATTGTGATACAAGTAGCAAAGTGATTCACCACTAGCTACAGGGGAGAATAATTTACCACAAAAAGCACAAACAATAGAAAAAATTGAAATAACTTTCTTTCACTCTAATCGTATAGTTAACCCATAACAAAAAGACACCACAACTAACCAACTCGTTGTCTTTGATATTAATTAGCATTCATATTGAGCATGTAAAGGTAATTCAAATGAAAAAGCATCTTTGGGATTCATTCGTTTCTGTTGTAAAGCGTGAAGTTGTTCCGGCATTAGGTTGTACCGAGCCTGTGTCGGTTGCACTGGCTACCTCAATCGCTATCGAA includes the following:
- a CDS encoding Lrp/AsnC family transcriptional regulator codes for the protein MNKTKLDKVDSQLLTMLQKDCTQPLSELAEQVNLTTTPCWKRLKRLEEEGVIKRRVALLDPEKLGLSFTAFVQVKTSDHSHEWYQQFVETVVELPEVMEFYRMAGEYDYMMRVLVEDMKAFDNFYKQLVNRVDGITNVTSTFAMESLKSSTVLPL